The following is a genomic window from Candidatus Epulonipiscium sp..
GGCTTAACCGAGGATACAGGATATCTTGACGGAAGATTTACTTATATTGTAGAACCCGGATATGAATTAAGAGATTTTGTTGGTGGGGATTCCCTTCAAAAAATACATTGGAAGTTATCAGCAAAAAAGGGTAAACTCATGGTCAGAAAAGATGAGTATATAGCTGATTTAAGGCCGTGTATTGTGGTAGATTTTATCCTTCCCCAAAAAAACATTATAATAGAAGAGAATATACTAGAAGCAGTACTGGCTACGGCCTGGGGCTTGGCTAAACAAGGAAAAGAATTAGAAGTATGGCTTTTTGAAGGTAGTAATTGGAATATGTACTACATAAATGATAGGCAGGGAGTTGTAGAACTACAAAGAATATTTGGGGAATATGAGTTTATGTCTGCTAAGAAGTGGATAGAGATTGAAAGACTACCCATATCTCATATGAAAAGACAGAATTTAAACCTAAGCGATAGGGAATTTGTTGTTTTTACGGGATGGCATGATGATGAGTTATCTAAAATAATGGGTGCATGTAGGCAGAAAAAGATAGCGATAGATATGGTTTTACTGGAAGGCGATGAGATATGAAAAATATCATACAGCAACTAAAAAATGAAGGAATAGCCTGTTTGTTTTCTATCTTATTAGTATATTGGATGATGGGTATACTTTGTGATAAATATAAATTAATAGGTTTATTTTTGGTTGCTATGATTCATATTGTATTATTTGCATTTTTTTTATACTGTAAGTGGCAAAAAGAAGTAGGCAATAAAGGTGTTGAAATATTATTCGTCTTTGTATTTATAGTTTATATATCCATAGCGATTTTTATAATAAAGACTACTTCCCTTGCTAAGGGAAGTAGCTATGGGTTATGGTTTATATATGGGTCAAATACGGGTAATATAGATATAGGATATTGGGTGGGAAGCATCCTCTTGGTATCTTTTTTATTTGGAGGAACTGTTTTTTACTTCACAAATATAAGATTTAGAATATGGGTTATTTTACTCTTATCTATGATTGTATTCATTATGGAAACGACAAAGGGAAGCCTAGGAATAACATTCGATTTTATTATTTTTTGTTTCTTGTTTTTTATATTATATACAGAATACGAAAATAAAATGAAGGGGAATAGTATACTTTTTGTTTTTATTACTTTAGGAATTACTTTAATAATACCAAAACCTGATGTTCTTCCTCAAATTCCAGTGATGGATGCTATTATTTATGGAACGGTAAAAACCTTAGGAGGTAATGTACAAATCCTAACTGGGGGAAACGGTATCAATAGGCTAAATGGATCTATTCTTACAACAAAAAGATTTATTAATGGTGGTTTGGTTCCTGATGGGAAGGAAGTTCTTTTCGAAGTCGAAGGTAAAGAACCTCTTTATCTAAGAATGCAGAGCTTTGATCAATATGAAAAAAACTATTGGTACACAGGGGAAGGAAGTCTAGATAATGGGGGAATTTTAAAAAAAGAATACTATAAAAGAAATGCTCAAAAATTTAATACTATTATTAGCATTCTTGATAAGCTAAAAGATGAGGGATGGATGGAGGAGAATTTTTCAAATATATATAAATATCTTGAATATCCCTCCTACCCCCAAAGAGTTAACCGTGCCCAAGTAATATTGAAAAATCACTATACGAAGTCATTTTTTAACCCATTAGGGGTTTTTGGTATCAAGGAGATGGGAAGGGAGAGAAATATATACATATCACAAAGCACCATATGCTTTTTAGGTATGGGGGAGTCCATTGATCTTAATTCTAAATATTACATAGATTATATTTCCCAAGGGATTACCCCCAATTCAAGAGAATTTGGGGTAATGACACAAATGAATAAAAAACTTTTAAAGATATATCCATGATGCTTTCAAAGAAAATTAATTCCTTAACAGAATATGAGCAAGATACATTATCTATAGCTGCTTTAGAAATGAAAGATGCTTATGACTATTATACAAAACTAGATAAAAATACATCTTTAGGGGTATATGAGTTGGCACAGGAAATTACAGATGGAAAGGATACAGACTATGATAAAGCCCTAGCTATACAGAACTTTTTTCATAATTCTAGCTTTATCTACACTAAACAACTCCCAAGGGTACCAAGAGATATTGATTATAACGAATACTTTATATTCGAAAGCAAAAAGGGGATTTGTGTTCAGTTTGCTTCTGCTATGGTAATTTTGGCAAGAGCATCAGGGCTTCCGGCACGGTATGTGGAAGGATATGTAGTCAATGAAAAAGACCTTAATACTGATAGATACCTAGTTAGAAGTGAACATGCCCATGCTTTTCCGGAGGTTTATATAGCAGGATATGGCTGGATGACCTTTGAACCAACGGCGGGTATAATAGAGGAAAATAAAGAAGGAGTAGGTTTATTTAAAAAACTTTTGGAAGACTATTTCTCAGTACTGGTATATATTGCAGGTATATTGGTATTTGCCCTTATAATTTTGATTGCCCTTAAATATCTAAGGGAAGTATATTGGAAAAGGAAAATCAAAAGAATTAATAAAAGCCAGGCAGTTCACGATATCTTACAAAGAACTGCTAAGAATCTAGATAAAATAAAACTTGGCAAAAAAGACTATGAAACTATGATGGAGTTTCTTACCCGTATCCATGAGATAACAAAGATTCCTATGATGGACTTAGGAAAAGTATTTGATCATGCTATATATGGGGAGACGGAGCCAAAAAAAGAAGATATAGAAAAGGCAATGGCTGTATATGAAAAGATAAAGGTATTTATTAAAAAGTATAAATAGATTACTAAATTTTAAAATAAGGCTTTTACTTATACAAAAAATATGTTATATTACAAACTGAGTCAGTTCGAAACCATCCTGACTATAAATAAAACTAGGAGGAGAAAGATGAATAAGAAGATTTTATTTTTGGTGCAATCAGCACTTATTGCTGCAATTTATGTGGTACTAACCCTGCCCTTTGCCGTAATCAGTACGGATTACTTGCAGGTACGTATTTCAGAAGCTCTAACCGTACTGCCGTTTTTCACCCCAGCGGCAATACCAGGATTATTTATTGGATGCATGATATCCAATATCTTTATAAGCAAATTTGGTATGGCAGATATTGTCTTTGGCAGCTTAGCTACATTACTGGCGGCTTATCTATCCTATAAAATGCCAAAAAAGATATTGGTTCCAATTCCACCAATCATTGTTAATGCCGTAATTGTGGGATTGCTTATTTACTATGGAACCTTTGGCAATATCAAGTGGAACCTAACCCTTCTTATATTTATGGGAGGAGTGGGATTAGGACAGCTTATATCTTGTTATATATTTGGGTATCCGTTAATGTTAGTTTTGGAAAAATATAAAAAATATATCTTTAAATAAAAAAGAACAAGAAAAACTTCTTGTTCTTTTTATATTGTGCGATTAATATGGAGCAAACTAATCAGCAAAGGTCTATTATGGAGGCTTATAGTGTTAATATTAACTTAAGATAGGGGTTTTTAATTATAATCATACCTATGGATTAAAAGTTGTTTGAAGATTCTCTCGAAAACGTGTATAATATTATTATTAAAATTAAAACCTTAATAAACTAATTCTTAAAATTTTTAGGAGAGATAGTATGGGTGTAGATGATTATACAAAAGATATTTTCTTAAATGAAAGGGACAAGGTAGAAATATTTCTTGAACTAGCAATACAAGGATCTAATGATGGAATTTGGACATGGGACATTACCGATAATAAGATATATTATGCTGGAACCCTCAGAAGTTATTATGATGCTGACAGCTCCCCTGCACATATCCCCTATGATTTTTTGGCAGAATTTATTTGCCCCTTAGACATTGATGCATTTTACAATTATTTAAAAAAATATTTAGAAAAGGAAATTCCTCATTTTAAAGTGGAGTGTAGATTTGGAAATTCCCCTGAATATGAACCAGTTTTAGTTCAAGGTAAGGCAATGTGGAATGAGAAAGGTGAGCCCTTGCTTATGGCTGGCTCTTATACCTTAATTGCAGATTTTAAAAAAACAGCAAATGAACACAATAATGTAAAGAACAGGTTAAAGGAAACATCAGCCCTTTTAAATGTTATATTTGATAATATTCCAGATCCAATATGTATAAAAGATATTGAAGATAAAATCCAGCAGTGCAATTCGGCAGCCCTTTCATTCTGGGGTAAATCAAGGGGAGAGATTATAGGAAAGACATGTGAAGAACTGGAAATATGCAGCGACCCCTGCAAAGAATCCGCAACAAGGAAGGCCCTTAAATATAAAAAACCAATAAAGATTCAAAAATATATATATTTACAAAGCAAATGGGTGGATATAATGGCATACCCAGTACTGGATGAAAACAATAATGTTAAAAGCGTTATTGAACATATTAAAGATATTACGGAACTTAAAAGGGTAGAGATGATTCTTCAAAAGAATATAAAATCTCAAAAGGAACTTATTAAAGACGCAGAGAAATATGATAAAATAAAAACAGAGTTTTTTGCAGATATATCTCACGAAATAAAAACTCCATTAAATGTTATCTTATCCAGTCTTCAGCTTCTAGAAATTTATTATACATCGACGGATGCTGTGGCAAAATATATAAAAGTTATGAAACGAAACTGCTATCGACTTCTAAGGCTTCTGAATAATCTTATCGATATAACAAAAATTGAATCAGGATATTATAAGCTTCATTTACAAAATAATGATATTGTAGATATTATAAAACAAATTACCTCCTCTGTTAGCCAATATATAGAAAATAAGGCTATAAGATTTGAATTTCAAAGCAAAGTAGATAAGAAGATTATGGCATTTGATACAGAAAAAATTGATAGGATTATGTTAAATCTTTTATCCAATGCTGCTAAGTTTACTCCGCGAGGGGGAAAAATTATGGTAAACATAGAACAAAAGGGCAATTCCATTATCGTATTTGTAGAAGATACTGGAATAGGCATTCCCCTCGAAAAACAAAAGGTTATTTTCGAGAGATTTGGACAAGTCGATTCTGAGGAAACAAGGGAGAATGAGGGCAGTGGTATAGAATTATCCCTTGTAAAATCTTTAGTAGAAATGCATGGAGGTACAATCGGATTTAGCAGTATGGAAAATAAGGGAAGCAAGTTTATAATTGAACTTCCTATTAAGGTCGCAGACGAGGAGATTAACGAAAGCAGTATAAACGATACGAAAAAAATAAAGAATATTGAAACCTTGAATATAGAGCTTTCAGATATTTATTCATAACTATATGTATTAATTAATGCCTAGTTTTTGTTTTTATGATTTTTTATTCAATAAATTAATTCAGATTATAAGAAATGTAGGGCATAACGCCCTACATTTCTACTTAAAATTGATTTTTCAATTTGGTTTGTATATAATATAAAGATGTAAAATTTGAGCTATGGGAAAAGGCTTATTATGGATTGATTATTTGAAAAGGAGAGGGACAATGTATCAAATTATAGATAAAAAAAGGTTAAACGAGGCTGTAGAGCTTATGGTAATTCATGCCCCTTTTGTTGCGCGAAAATGCGAGCCGGGACAATTTGTTATTCTTAGGGTAGAAGAAAAAGGAGAAAGAATTCCCCTAACCATAGCAGATTATGATAGAAAAAAACAGACAGTAACCATCATATACCAAATAGTAGGGTATACCACAAAACTTTTAAGTACAAAAAACATAGGAGAGAGCATTTTGGATTTTGTTGGTCCTTTAGGAAAACCCTCCGAATTAAAAAAATATAAAAGAGTTTTAGGAATAGGCGGAGGAGTTGGAGCTGCCCCTTTATACCCGCAGATTAGGAAACTTAAAGAAATGGGTGTTGAGGTAGATGTAATACTAGGGGGAAGAAATAAGGAATTCATTATATTGGATAGAGAATTTGAAACAATATGCGATAATGTTTATTATGCAACTGATGATGGTACTAAGGGAACAAAAGGTTTTGTAACTGATGTGCTTAATAGGCTCCTAGATGAAGGCGGGATATACGATGAAGTAATTGCTATAGGTCCCCTTATAATGATGAGAGCCGTAGTAAATATTACAAAGCCTAAAAACATTCCAACTGCTGTATCCTTAAATCCTATTATGATTGATGGAACAGGGATGTGTGGGGGATGCAGAGTGACCGTTGGGGGAGAGACTAAATTTGCCTGCGTAGATGGGCCGGATTTTGACGGTTTTCTAGTGGATTTTGATGAATGCATGAGAAGACAGGGAATATATAAAGAAGAAGAACATTCCTGTCGTATTGGACTAGGGGGGGAACATCATGCCTAATATGAGCATAAAAAAAGTAGCAATGCCTGAACAAGACCCCAATATAAGAAATAAAAATTTTAGGGAGGTAGCCCTAGGATATACAAAGGAACAGGCTATAGAAGAAGCTAAAAGATGTCTTAATTGTAAGCATAGGCCCTGTGTAACTGGATGTCCTGTGAATGTACCAATACCGGAATTTATAAAAGAGGTAATAGAAGGAAACTTCGAGAAAGCATATGAATTGATTTCTTCAGAAAATAATCTCCCAGCAATTTGTGGAAGGGTATGCCCCCAAGAAGAACAATGTGAAGGGAAATGTGTTAGAGGAATAAAAGGTGAATCTGTGGGAATTGGAAGACTTGAAAGATTTGTTGCTGACTATCATATACAAAAAGAGGAAATCAAAGAGTCAAGGGCGAAAAAGAACGGGATTAAGGTGGCAGTAGTAGGGGGAGGGCCAGCAGGGCTCACCTGTGCTGGAGATCTAGCCAAACTAGGATATGATGTTACGATATTTGAAGCCCTACATGCATTAGGGGGGGTACTCATGTATGGTATTCCGGAATTCCGTCTTCCAAAAGATTTAGTTGAAAAGGAAATAGAAACTATAATCAACCTAGGGGTCAAGATAAATAAAAATGTAGTGGTAGGTCGTTCTATTACCATTGATGAGCTTTTTGAAGAAGGCTATAAGGCAGTTTTTGTAGGCAGTGGTGCCGGTCTTCCTAAGTTTATGGGTTTAGAAGGAGAAAGTTTAAATGGAGTTTATGCAGCCAATGAATTTTTAACAAGGGTAAATCTTATGAAAGCTTATGATTTTCCTAATAGTTCTACCCCAGTAAAAGTAGGGAAAAAAGTTGCCGTGATTGGTGGGGGTAATGTGGCAATGGATGCTGCAAGAACTGCAAAAAGGCTTGGGGCAGAGGAGGTTTATATAATATATCGTCGTAGTGAAGAAGAACTGCCCGCAAGGAAGGAAGAAATACATCATGCAAAAGAAGAGGGTATAATATTTAACCTTCTTAATAATCCCAAGAAAATCCATGGAGAAAATGGCTGGGTAAAACAAATAGAGTGCGTTAAGATGGGTCTTGGTAAAGAAGATGAAACAGGAAGAAAAAGACCTATAGAAATAGAAGGAAGTAACTTTATTATGGATATGGATACAGTGATTATTGCCATAGGACAAACACCAAATCCATTAATTCGTCAAACGACCCCCGGGCTTAAGGTCCATAAATGGGGGGGGATTATAGTAGAAGAAGAAACGATGCATACTAGTAAGGAAGATGTTTATGCAGGGGGAGATGTAGTGACTGGGGCTGCAACAGTTATTTTGGCTATGGGAGCAGGGAAAAAGGCAGCAAAAGCAATTCATGAAAAACTTCAAATCAAATAGGCGAAAAAGACCGTATCTTATTAGGCATGAGATACGGTCTTTTGTATAATCAGAAACCTTTAGAGTTTATCTATTAATTATATTGACATATTAATTAAGCATAAGTATAATTAAATATAAGCTAATCGTTTAAGTAAATTAATTAAAAAACTTTTGGGGGGGATAAAATGATTGATATCGATATTGAAAGAGTTCTCAAAGAAGAAGCAGAGGAAGAGGTTAGACAAAACATCCTTAGATTTTGGCAAAGTCGCGGTGTGGATAAAGAAAATGGTGGATTCTTTGGATATATAGATAATGATTTAGGAGTAGACAAAGAGGCTCCTAAGGGCGCTGTATTAAATGCGAGAATCCTTTGGACTTATTCTAAGGCGTACAATATTTTCAAAGAAGATGAATATCTTAAGATGGCAAATGTAGCTTATGAATACATTAAAAACTATCTATGGGATAAAGAATTTGAAGGTCTTTTTTGGCTGGTAGACTATAAAGGGGAGCCCCTTAATACAAAAAAGCAAATATATGCTCAAGCTTTTGGAATATATGCCTTAGTCGAATACTATAGGGCGGCTAATAGCAAGGAAAGCCTAGATATAGCAATAAAGCTATACAATCTAATAGAAAAGCATAGTTATGACATAGATTATAAAGGATATTTTGAAGCTTGCTCGAGGAATTGGGAACCTACAGAGGATTTACAATTAAGCGAAGTGGATATGAATGAAAAAAAATCTATGAATACTCATCTACACGTTTTAGAAGCCTATACTAGTCTTTATGGGGTATGGAAAAACAAGGATTTTAAGCTAAGATTTAAGGAATTAATTGAAATTACCTTAGACTATATAATAGATAAAAGTAGTTTTCACTTTAAATTGTTCTTTGATGAAGCGTGGAATTCGAAGTCAAAGGTTATTTCCTATGGTCATGATATAGAAGGGAGCTGGCTTTTAGTTGAAGCAGCGGAGACTTTAGGGGATAAAGATTTATCGAACTATATAGAAAAAATATCCATATCAATGGCTCAAAAGGTATATGAAGAGGCTATAAATAAGGATGGCTCAATAATAAATGAAATGACACAAGAAGGAGATTTGGATAAAACTAGGGTTTGGTGGGTACAGGCAGAAGGGGTGGTAGGATTTTTAAATGCCTATCAATTAACTAAAAAACAGTACTTTTTAGAAGCGGCATATAA
Proteins encoded in this region:
- a CDS encoding DUF58 domain-containing protein; this translates as MKNFMAFLTMIFCIYTYAYIFKEETAILLLFMFMTAFLLSIISILIPLRKLSISFKIPEGEVEKKENLNVDVHIKNNSFLPIPRLDIIFLTASNLKELSSTHLRLSLGPMQAKTVSMGYMSKTRGKVYLGIDTIVVRDYLNFIKMEPLKNIEESDYRKTLLIIPRIYYKDENFNSKGLTEDTGYLDGRFTYIVEPGYELRDFVGGDSLQKIHWKLSAKKGKLMVRKDEYIADLRPCIVVDFILPQKNIIIEENILEAVLATAWGLAKQGKELEVWLFEGSNWNMYYINDRQGVVELQRIFGEYEFMSAKKWIEIERLPISHMKRQNLNLSDREFVVFTGWHDDELSKIMGACRQKKIAIDMVLLEGDEI
- a CDS encoding transglutaminase domain-containing protein gives rise to the protein MMLSKKINSLTEYEQDTLSIAALEMKDAYDYYTKLDKNTSLGVYELAQEITDGKDTDYDKALAIQNFFHNSSFIYTKQLPRVPRDIDYNEYFIFESKKGICVQFASAMVILARASGLPARYVEGYVVNEKDLNTDRYLVRSEHAHAFPEVYIAGYGWMTFEPTAGIIEENKEGVGLFKKLLEDYFSVLVYIAGILVFALIILIALKYLREVYWKRKIKRINKSQAVHDILQRTAKNLDKIKLGKKDYETMMEFLTRIHEITKIPMMDLGKVFDHAIYGETEPKKEDIEKAMAVYEKIKVFIKKYK
- a CDS encoding QueT transporter family protein gives rise to the protein MNKKILFLVQSALIAAIYVVLTLPFAVISTDYLQVRISEALTVLPFFTPAAIPGLFIGCMISNIFISKFGMADIVFGSLATLLAAYLSYKMPKKILVPIPPIIVNAVIVGLLIYYGTFGNIKWNLTLLIFMGGVGLGQLISCYIFGYPLMLVLEKYKKYIFK
- a CDS encoding PAS domain S-box protein, yielding MGVDDYTKDIFLNERDKVEIFLELAIQGSNDGIWTWDITDNKIYYAGTLRSYYDADSSPAHIPYDFLAEFICPLDIDAFYNYLKKYLEKEIPHFKVECRFGNSPEYEPVLVQGKAMWNEKGEPLLMAGSYTLIADFKKTANEHNNVKNRLKETSALLNVIFDNIPDPICIKDIEDKIQQCNSAALSFWGKSRGEIIGKTCEELEICSDPCKESATRKALKYKKPIKIQKYIYLQSKWVDIMAYPVLDENNNVKSVIEHIKDITELKRVEMILQKNIKSQKELIKDAEKYDKIKTEFFADISHEIKTPLNVILSSLQLLEIYYTSTDAVAKYIKVMKRNCYRLLRLLNNLIDITKIESGYYKLHLQNNDIVDIIKQITSSVSQYIENKAIRFEFQSKVDKKIMAFDTEKIDRIMLNLLSNAAKFTPRGGKIMVNIEQKGNSIIVFVEDTGIGIPLEKQKVIFERFGQVDSEETRENEGSGIELSLVKSLVEMHGGTIGFSSMENKGSKFIIELPIKVADEEINESSINDTKKIKNIETLNIELSDIYS
- a CDS encoding sulfide/dihydroorotate dehydrogenase-like FAD/NAD-binding protein, with translation MYQIIDKKRLNEAVELMVIHAPFVARKCEPGQFVILRVEEKGERIPLTIADYDRKKQTVTIIYQIVGYTTKLLSTKNIGESILDFVGPLGKPSELKKYKRVLGIGGGVGAAPLYPQIRKLKEMGVEVDVILGGRNKEFIILDREFETICDNVYYATDDGTKGTKGFVTDVLNRLLDEGGIYDEVIAIGPLIMMRAVVNITKPKNIPTAVSLNPIMIDGTGMCGGCRVTVGGETKFACVDGPDFDGFLVDFDECMRRQGIYKEEEHSCRIGLGGEHHA
- the gltA gene encoding NADPH-dependent glutamate synthase, which codes for MPNMSIKKVAMPEQDPNIRNKNFREVALGYTKEQAIEEAKRCLNCKHRPCVTGCPVNVPIPEFIKEVIEGNFEKAYELISSENNLPAICGRVCPQEEQCEGKCVRGIKGESVGIGRLERFVADYHIQKEEIKESRAKKNGIKVAVVGGGPAGLTCAGDLAKLGYDVTIFEALHALGGVLMYGIPEFRLPKDLVEKEIETIINLGVKINKNVVVGRSITIDELFEEGYKAVFVGSGAGLPKFMGLEGESLNGVYAANEFLTRVNLMKAYDFPNSSTPVKVGKKVAVIGGGNVAMDAARTAKRLGAEEVYIIYRRSEEELPARKEEIHHAKEEGIIFNLLNNPKKIHGENGWVKQIECVKMGLGKEDETGRKRPIEIEGSNFIMDMDTVIIAIGQTPNPLIRQTTPGLKVHKWGGIIVEEETMHTSKEDVYAGGDVVTGAATVILAMGAGKKAAKAIHEKLQIK